In the genome of Sebastes umbrosus isolate fSebUmb1 chromosome 14, fSebUmb1.pri, whole genome shotgun sequence, one region contains:
- the LOC119502233 gene encoding cytosolic phospholipase A2 gamma-like isoform X2, which yields MYLFDVNGILISHEDVRQQDIKKDGSSYPFQNNPYTVQSPTMQSGKAGWVAALLCACMVMLGPMGQPVDNREDMSTVTPQIEGVSSEEMMPTSAADAEMNSSFALEHYVRQSQSLSAGEQEFVLKRKQVALKSLNRLGIECSLDSVPHIALLGSGGGQRAVVGLVGSLYQMEKEGLLDTVLYLGGVSGSAWSMSSLYSDPQWSSNMDTAVSKLSGPGVGPEEALAWLGERAKGEYFSLTDIWGVIISAGITKQLDLRHLSGDGMDAFNPYPIYNAVNKNCLQHGPENAKWFEMTPHEAGFTDLGLFINTSHVGSKIHEADPEGQGPEMDMTQLQGIVGSAVADEQSLVNYMPDWLKGLVASAATDEDNLLDVVFLWTEVPQQIKSSWDVLARYARGYQSLLKLTEVIRKNTEDAAVLSDLDNLQKTLKENMNINPLASFGKKSPEQQKLILEQWRQKMLAPVHIWSQSLDEGPAKEIVSWLIQNAIPLIGKWEWGTTENFLYQYPGAEVPSCISLEEHLQLIDTGVMLNTPYPTFLGEKRDADLLIDLDYGADDTFKTLTLTREYAAAVKKPFPEINETMLEERDWPKDCYVFEGKEKEPTIVYMPLFNRRNCKDAEEVKAKMEEFSTFQPPYSQDKIEFLLETAKANIKNNKETLQREIYKAALRRHDKR from the exons ATGTATCTGTTTGACGTCAACGGGATTCTGATAAGTCATGAAGACGTGCGACAGCAGGATATAAAAAAGGATGGGAGCTCATACCCGTTCCAGAATAATCCATACACTGTCCAATCTCCAACCATGCAGAGTGGAAAGGCCGGATGGGTTGCAGCGCTGCTCTGTGCTTGTATGGTGATGCTAGGACCAATGGGACAACCTGTGGACAACCGGGAGGACATGTCGACAGTCACTCCTCAGATTGAAGGGGTATCAAGTGAAGAGATGATGCCAACTTCCGCAGCCGATGCCGAGATGAATTCATCATTCGCTCTCGAG catTATGTGCGTCAGTCCCAGTCGTTGTCTGCTGGGGAGCAGGAGTTTGTCCTGAAGAGGAAACAAGTTGCTCTGAAGTCACTCAACAGGCTGGGAATCGAGTGTTCACTG GATTCAGTCCCTCACATCGCACTGTTGGGGTCAGGTGGGGGTCAGAGGGCAGTTGTGGGTCTGGTGGGTTCCCTCTATCAGATGGAGAAGGAAGGCCTGTTGGACACTGTGCTCTACCTGGGAGGAGTTTCTGGCTCTGCATG gTCCATGTCCTCCCTGTACAGTGACCCACAGTGGAGCTCCAACATGGACACAGCAGTGTCCAAGCTGTCAGGTCCTGGGGTCGGACCAGAGGAGGCTCTGGCCTGGCTGGGTGAGAGGGCAAAGGGGGAGTACTTCTCTCTCACTGATATCTGGGGGGTCATCATCTCTGCTGGCATCACGAAACAG TTGGACCTTCGGCATCTTTCTGGGGACGGCATGGATGCCTTCAATCCCTATCCCATCTACAACGCAGTGAACAAAAACTGCCTGCAACATGGCCCTGAAAATG CTAAATGGTTTGAGATGACTCCTCACGAGGCTGGCTTCACAGATCTGGGTCTCTTCATTAACACCTCTCATGTGGGCAGCAAAATCCACGAAGCAGATCCTGAAGGTCAAGGGCCAGAGATGGACATGACCCAGCTGCAAG GTATAGTGGGCAGTGCTGTAGCAGATGAACAGAGTCTGGTCAACTATATGCCCGACTGGCTGAAAG gTCTGGTGGCTTCAGCAGCTACTGATGAAGACAACCTACTGGATGTGGTGTTTCTCTGGACTGAAG TTCCACAGCAGATCAAGAGTTCCTGGGACGTCTTGGCCCGTTACGCGCGCGGGTACCAGAGTCTTTTGAAGCTAACAGAAGTGATCCGAAAAAACACAGAGGATGCCGCTGTTTTGTCGGACCTGGACAACCTGCAGAAAACACTGAAAG aaaatatgaacataaacCCTCTGGCATCATTTGGAAAGAAGAGCCCGGAACAACAAAAGCTGATCCTTGAGCAGTGGCGTCAGAAAATGCTGGCCCCCGTACACATCTGGAGCCAGAGTCTGGACGAAGGACCAGCCAAAGAGATCG TCTCTTGGTTGATCCAAAACGCCATCCCTCTGATAGGGAAATGGGAATGGGGAACAACTGAAAACTTCCTCTACCAGTACCCAG GTGCTGAGGTGCCGTCTTGTATCAGCCTTGAGGAGCACCTGCAGCTGATAGACACCGGGGTGATGCTCAACACTCCCTACCCTACCTTCTTgggagaaaagagagacgcAGACCTCCTCATTGATCTGGACTACGGGGCTGACGACACCTTCAAG ACTCTGACTCTGACCAGAGAATACGCAGCGGCCGTGAAGAAGCCTTTCCCCGAGATAAATGAAACGAtgctggaggagagagactgGCCGAAGGACTGCTACGTGTTTGAGGGGAAAGAGAAGGAGCCCACCATCGTTTACATGCCACTATTCAACAGACGCAACTGTAAAG ATGCAGAGGAGGTCAAAGCAAAGATGGAGGAGTTCTCCACCTTCCAGCCTCCCTACAGCCAGGACAAGATTGAGTTTTTGTTGGAGACGGCGAAAGCCAACATCAAGAACAACAAGGAAACTCTGCAGAGGGAGATTTACAAGGCTGCTCTCCGCAGACACGACAAGAGGTAG
- the LOC119502233 gene encoding cytosolic phospholipase A2 gamma-like isoform X1 — MYLFDVNGILISHEDVRQQDIKKDGSSYPFQNNPYTVQSPTMQSGKAGWVAALLCACMVMLGPMGQPVDNREDMSTVTPQIEGVSSEEMMPTSAADAEMNSSFALEHYVRQSQSLSAGEQEFVLKRKQVALKSLNRLGIECSLDSVPHIALLGSGGGQRAVVGLVGSLYQMEKEGLLDTVLYLGGVSGSAWSMSSLYSDPQWSSNMDTAVSKLSGPGVGPEEALAWLGERAKGEYFSLTDIWGVIISAGITKQLDLRHLSGDGMDAFNPYPIYNAVNKNCLQHGPENAKWFEMTPHEAGFTDLGLFINTSHVGSKIHEADPEGQGPEMDMTQLQGIVGSAVADEQSLVNYMPDWLKGLVASAATDEDNLLDVVFLWTEVPQQIKSSWDVLARYARGYQSLLKLTEVIRKNTEDAAVLSDLDNLQKTLKENMNINPLASFGKKSPEQQKLILEQWRQKMLAPVHIWSQSLDEGPAKEIVSWLIQNAIPLIGKWEWGTTENFLYQYPGAEVPSCISLEEHLQLIDTGVMLNTPYPTFLGEKRDADLLIDLDYGADDTFKTLTLTREYAAAVKKPFPEINETMLEERDWPKDCYVFEGKEKEPTIVYMPLFNRRNCKDAEEVKAKMEEFSTFQPPYSQDKIEFLLETAKANIKNNKETLQREIYKAALRRHDKSYHNGSSAESDLQT; from the exons ATGTATCTGTTTGACGTCAACGGGATTCTGATAAGTCATGAAGACGTGCGACAGCAGGATATAAAAAAGGATGGGAGCTCATACCCGTTCCAGAATAATCCATACACTGTCCAATCTCCAACCATGCAGAGTGGAAAGGCCGGATGGGTTGCAGCGCTGCTCTGTGCTTGTATGGTGATGCTAGGACCAATGGGACAACCTGTGGACAACCGGGAGGACATGTCGACAGTCACTCCTCAGATTGAAGGGGTATCAAGTGAAGAGATGATGCCAACTTCCGCAGCCGATGCCGAGATGAATTCATCATTCGCTCTCGAG catTATGTGCGTCAGTCCCAGTCGTTGTCTGCTGGGGAGCAGGAGTTTGTCCTGAAGAGGAAACAAGTTGCTCTGAAGTCACTCAACAGGCTGGGAATCGAGTGTTCACTG GATTCAGTCCCTCACATCGCACTGTTGGGGTCAGGTGGGGGTCAGAGGGCAGTTGTGGGTCTGGTGGGTTCCCTCTATCAGATGGAGAAGGAAGGCCTGTTGGACACTGTGCTCTACCTGGGAGGAGTTTCTGGCTCTGCATG gTCCATGTCCTCCCTGTACAGTGACCCACAGTGGAGCTCCAACATGGACACAGCAGTGTCCAAGCTGTCAGGTCCTGGGGTCGGACCAGAGGAGGCTCTGGCCTGGCTGGGTGAGAGGGCAAAGGGGGAGTACTTCTCTCTCACTGATATCTGGGGGGTCATCATCTCTGCTGGCATCACGAAACAG TTGGACCTTCGGCATCTTTCTGGGGACGGCATGGATGCCTTCAATCCCTATCCCATCTACAACGCAGTGAACAAAAACTGCCTGCAACATGGCCCTGAAAATG CTAAATGGTTTGAGATGACTCCTCACGAGGCTGGCTTCACAGATCTGGGTCTCTTCATTAACACCTCTCATGTGGGCAGCAAAATCCACGAAGCAGATCCTGAAGGTCAAGGGCCAGAGATGGACATGACCCAGCTGCAAG GTATAGTGGGCAGTGCTGTAGCAGATGAACAGAGTCTGGTCAACTATATGCCCGACTGGCTGAAAG gTCTGGTGGCTTCAGCAGCTACTGATGAAGACAACCTACTGGATGTGGTGTTTCTCTGGACTGAAG TTCCACAGCAGATCAAGAGTTCCTGGGACGTCTTGGCCCGTTACGCGCGCGGGTACCAGAGTCTTTTGAAGCTAACAGAAGTGATCCGAAAAAACACAGAGGATGCCGCTGTTTTGTCGGACCTGGACAACCTGCAGAAAACACTGAAAG aaaatatgaacataaacCCTCTGGCATCATTTGGAAAGAAGAGCCCGGAACAACAAAAGCTGATCCTTGAGCAGTGGCGTCAGAAAATGCTGGCCCCCGTACACATCTGGAGCCAGAGTCTGGACGAAGGACCAGCCAAAGAGATCG TCTCTTGGTTGATCCAAAACGCCATCCCTCTGATAGGGAAATGGGAATGGGGAACAACTGAAAACTTCCTCTACCAGTACCCAG GTGCTGAGGTGCCGTCTTGTATCAGCCTTGAGGAGCACCTGCAGCTGATAGACACCGGGGTGATGCTCAACACTCCCTACCCTACCTTCTTgggagaaaagagagacgcAGACCTCCTCATTGATCTGGACTACGGGGCTGACGACACCTTCAAG ACTCTGACTCTGACCAGAGAATACGCAGCGGCCGTGAAGAAGCCTTTCCCCGAGATAAATGAAACGAtgctggaggagagagactgGCCGAAGGACTGCTACGTGTTTGAGGGGAAAGAGAAGGAGCCCACCATCGTTTACATGCCACTATTCAACAGACGCAACTGTAAAG ATGCAGAGGAGGTCAAAGCAAAGATGGAGGAGTTCTCCACCTTCCAGCCTCCCTACAGCCAGGACAAGATTGAGTTTTTGTTGGAGACGGCGAAAGCCAACATCAAGAACAACAAGGAAACTCTGCAGAGGGAGATTTACAAGGCTGCTCTCCGCAGACACGACAAGAG CTATCACAACGGGTCTTCAGCGGAGTCTGACCTCCAAACTTGA